One window from the genome of Neorhodopirellula lusitana encodes:
- a CDS encoding DUF4159 domain-containing protein, which produces MNLLSIVRPSFRFALILAAVLVAGAALAQRGRWWRGGGITTDRNGVPSWEVEENFPGDLFTFVRIKYDSYGGRGGGGGWATDYRDSDLNFSLRLQQLTSMKVNPEPIVLELTDERLFDYPFIYIIEPGSLVFDQAEVEALRRYCLNGGFLMVDDFWGDSQYENMRRELERVFPDRKPFEVPLEHEIFHNVYDMKEKPQVPAINAARRGMGGRGGSREYASDGSDTSEAHYRAITDDEGRIMVFICHNTDLGDGWEKEGENQWYFEEFSVKKAYPMGINIVTYAMTH; this is translated from the coding sequence ATGAATCTTCTCTCGATCGTGCGTCCTTCTTTTCGCTTTGCGTTGATTCTTGCGGCCGTCTTGGTTGCCGGCGCAGCGTTGGCTCAGCGAGGCCGTTGGTGGCGTGGCGGTGGGATCACGACTGACCGCAACGGGGTGCCTAGCTGGGAAGTGGAAGAGAACTTTCCGGGCGACTTGTTTACGTTCGTTCGCATCAAGTACGACTCCTACGGGGGTCGAGGTGGAGGCGGCGGATGGGCAACCGACTACCGCGACAGCGATCTCAACTTTTCGCTGAGGTTGCAGCAATTAACATCGATGAAAGTCAACCCGGAACCGATCGTGTTGGAGCTGACCGACGAGCGTCTGTTCGACTATCCGTTCATTTACATCATCGAACCAGGTAGCCTGGTTTTTGACCAAGCCGAAGTCGAAGCCCTGCGCCGATATTGTCTCAATGGCGGCTTCTTGATGGTTGACGATTTTTGGGGCGACTCGCAGTATGAAAACATGCGTCGAGAATTGGAAAGAGTTTTCCCTGACCGAAAACCGTTCGAAGTACCGCTGGAACACGAGATCTTTCATAACGTCTATGACATGAAAGAGAAGCCGCAAGTGCCCGCGATCAATGCCGCCCGACGGGGAATGGGTGGCCGGGGAGGATCACGAGAATACGCGTCCGATGGCAGCGACACCAGCGAGGCTCACTATCGTGCGATCACGGACGATGAAGGACGCATCATGGTGTTCATTTGCCACAACACGGACCTCGGTGACGGCTGGGAAAAAGAAGGCGAAAACCAGTGGTACTTCGAAGAGTTCTCCGTCAAGAAGGCTTATCCGATGGGGATCAATATCGTCACCTATGCCATGACTCATTAA